One genomic window of Saccopteryx bilineata isolate mSacBil1 chromosome 4, mSacBil1_pri_phased_curated, whole genome shotgun sequence includes the following:
- the LOC136334098 gene encoding anomalous homeobox protein-like produces the protein MVIQVAVQVTEGPTVSIHGLKTRRARLDGAPEPQNLSVLRECMDPERLVTLTGRLCPDLQDDPAQVQPLVMAVLDSQLRLFLLDNKDVALVCAHVLAQQGQHQAFCWLWEGCRVPGGSQELVQLWNNIHYPLVMKRLGVAKLISVQKFCCRKRHPGTYHLCPEGLKSRNFPREVRQKLQDFALGVSSSPSKAELETPKAESLTPDQVYSWFANYWQRQGAGLQRVEPAGDAAEEPLQPSDHRRVGFRGAQRPPWSAGGEEDETALSLVPWKPLAMASDFSGDKIVRKPLTP, from the exons ATGGTCATCCAGGTGGCAGTGCAGGTCACAGAAG GACCCACTGTCTCCATTCATGGACTGAAGACCCGCAGAGCCAGGCTCGACGGTGCCCCTGAACCCCAGAACCTCTCAGTGCTCCGGGAGTGCATGGACCCCGAGAGG CTGGTGACCCTCACAGGCAGGCTGTGCCCAGACCTCCAGGATGATCCCGCCCAGGTGCAGCCCTTGGTCATGGCTGTGCTGGACAGCCAGCTCCGCCTGTTCCTCCTGGACAACAAGGATGTGGCCCTGGTGTGTGCCCATGTGCTGGCCCAGCAGGGACAGCACCAGGCTTTCTGCTGGCTGTGGGAG GGATGCCGGGTGCCAGGAGGCAGCCAGGAGCTGGTGCAGCTCTGGAACAACATTCACTACCCTCTGGTCATGAAGAGGCTCGGTGTGGCCAAACTGATCTCGGTGCAGAAGTTCTGCTGCAGGAAGAGG CATCCAGGAACCTACCACCTGTGTCCTGAAGGCCTGAAGAGCCGGAACTTCCCCAGAGAGGTTCGCCAGAAGTTGCAAGACTTCGCCTTGGGTGTAAGCAGCAGCCCCAGCAAAGCTGAGCTG GAGACCCCGAAAGCGGAGAGCCTGACCCCAGACCAGGTCTACAGCTGGTTCGCCAACTACTGGCAGCGCCAGGGGGCCGGTCTGCAGCGCGTGGAGCCGGCTGGGGACGCGGCTGAGGAGCCCCTGCAGCCCTCAGACCACCGCCGCGTCGGATTCCGGGGTGCGCAGCGGCCTCCGTGGTCAG CAGGAGGTGAGGAAGATGAGACTGCACTGTCCCTGGTGCCCTGGAAGCCTCTGGCAATGGCCTCGGACTTTTCTGGAGATAAGATAGTGCGGAAACCACTGACTCCCAG
- the LOC136334100 gene encoding LOW QUALITY PROTEIN: disintegrin and metalloproteinase domain-containing protein 20-like (The sequence of the model RefSeq protein was modified relative to this genomic sequence to represent the inferred CDS: inserted 1 base in 1 codon; substituted 2 bases at 2 genomic stop codons): protein MSSPIHCHTLXLLPIPQLTGPGKVLCHNLLVAWLGGRDPPESPVFLYSCXWLSPSXDMRLAEDSVPLWAASLLPVLWVVWSPVQGSPGRPSWRYISSEVVIPQKQVHHGKGGQVPGWLSYSLRFGGRRHVIRLRHKKLFMSRDLLMMTQDDQGALQEEYPFVPLDCYYLGYLEGVPLSMVTVDMCYGGLEGIMKVDDLAYEIKPLKDSRTFEHLVSQIVADTKAIGPMYSLGYKEERHPLFSPANASAAPRISSKLYSSHKMNIKGCVMSSRSTYTLFSNVSQCAQYLINIASIVDSMLQGLDMRYYVSLMIIYNTADPTAMDNFQVPGSFFHDYYAKNIYNIFKPHSSMLVVKDKPEDITFQPSLYGLCSVRNLLMVGQLGRHYLLLSIIATQHIARNYGIYYDNKYCVCQRRTTCIMSRYPVLTDAFSNCSFGHVQHIAPYTESCLFNTDFIYHNKSLTYVRCGNSVVDEAEHCDCGSFKQCHHNPCCNADCTFTPGSVCNTGRCCTNCTYSPRGTLCRPIQNICDLPEYCLGHTFMCPDDFYLQDGTPCTEEGYCYHGNCTDRNMHCKQIFGEGARNAPDACYVINTKGHRFGHCGTHAQFHPVSCAQEDIQCGRLQCTNVTHLPKLQEHVGFHQSVFEGSLCFGVGSHRGTGTTDVGAVRPGTPCGGGKFCLNNHCNGTVAGMNYHCPPKKCNLRGVCNNKGHCHCRLGWDPPRCINKGAGGSVDSGPPPRRMRSVTQSDLSVLYLRVVFCRIYAFIASLLIAVGMNMRTVGMTSHRSDS from the exons ATGTCCAGCCCCATCCACTGCCACACCCTGTGACTGTTACCTATACCCCAGCTGACAGGCCCAGGGAAGGTTCTATGTCACAATCTGCTTGTGGCCTGGTTAGGTGGTAGGGACCCGCCTGAAAGCCCTGTCTTTCTCTATTCCTGTTGATGGTTGTCCCCAA AGGACATGAGGCTGGCTGAGGACTCGGTCCCCCTGTGGGCAGCCTCCTTGCTACCAGTGCTTTGGGTGGTGTGGTCTCCAGTCCAGGGTTCTCCAGGTCGACCGTCATGGCGCTACATCTCCTCTGAGGTGGTGATTCCCCAGAAGCAAGTGCACCATGGCAAAGGCGGTCAGGTGCCAGGCTGGCTCTCCTACAGTCTGAGGTTCGGGGGCCGGAGACACGTTATCCGCCTGAGGCACAAGAAACTGTTTATGTCCAGAGATCTGCTGATGATGACTCAGGATGACCAGGGGGCCTTACAGGAGGAGTACCCTTTCGTCCCCCTTGACTGCTACTACCTTGGCTACCTGGAGGGGGTTCCTCTTTCCATGGTCACTGTGGACATGTGCTATGGGGGCCTAGAAGGTATTATGAAGGTGGATGACCTTGCCTATGAAATCAAACCCCTCAAGGACTCCCGAACCTTTGAACATCTGGTTTCCCAGATAGTGGCAGACACCAAGGCAATAGGACCCATGTACTCTCTGGGGTACAAGGAAGAGAGGCACCCCCTGTTCTCTCCAGCCAACGCCAGTGCAGCCCCCAGGATCAGTAGTAAGctttattcatcacataaaatgaatataaaaggctGTGTAATGAGTTCTAGATCAACGTATACTCTATTCAGCAATGTGTCACAATGCGCCCAGTATCTGATAAATATAGCTAGCATAGTTGATTCCATGCTCCAAGGTCTTGATATGAGATACTATGTCAGTTTAATGATCATTTATAATACAGCAGATCCAACTGCAATGGACAACTTTCAGGTGCCAGGGAGTTTCTTTCATGACTATTATGCaaagaacatttataatatttttaagccaCACTCATCCATGCTTGTGGTTAAAGACAAGCCCGAAGACATTACTTTTCAGCCTTCCCTATATGGACTGTGCTCGGTCCGTAATCTCCTCATGGTTGGTCAACTAGGCAGACATTATTTATTGTTGTCTATTATAGCCACCCAACATATTGCAAGAAATTATGGTATCTATTATGAtaataaatattgtgtttgtcaaaGACGAACCACCTGCATCATGTCCAGATACCCAGTACTGACAGACGCCTTCAGTAACTGCTCCTTTGGGCACGTACAGCATATTGCCCCTTATACTGAAAGTTGTCTGTTCAATACTGACTTTATCTATCACAATAAAAGCCTGACATATGTTCGGTGTGGAAACTCTGTGGTGGATGAAGCTGAGCACTGTGACTGTGGATCCTTCAAGCAGTGTCATCACAACCCCTGCTGCAACGCTGACTGTACCTTTACACCCGGAAGCGTGTGTAACACAGGCAGATGCTGCACAAACTGTACCTACTCGCCCAGAGGAACGCTCTGCCGACCAATCCAGAACATCTGTGACCTTCCGGAGTACTGCCTTGGGCAcacctttatgtgccctgatgacTTTTATCTGCAAGATGGAACCCCGTGCACTGAGGAAGGCTACTGCTACCATGGGAACTGTACTGACCGCAACATGCACTGCAAGCAGATCTTTGGTGAAGGTGCACGGAACGCTCCAGACGCCTGCTACGTGATCAATACAAAGGGCCACAGGTTTGGACACTGTGGGACTCATGCTCAGTTCCATCCTGTGTCTTGTGCTCAGGAAGACATTCAGTGTGGACGCCTACAGTGCACCAATGTCACTCATCTGCCTAAGCTGCAAGAACATGTTGGATTCCATCAGAGTGTGTTCGAGGGGTCTTTGTGTTTTGGAGTGGGGTCACACCGGGGGACAGGAACAACTGATGTTGGTGCTGTGAGACCTGGTACCCCCTGTGGTGGTGGAAAATTCTGTCTGAATAATCACTGCAATGGTACTGTGGCTGGAATGAATTATCACTGCCCTCCCAAGAAATGCAATCTGAGGGGAGTTTGCAACAACAAAGGCCACTGTCATTGCCGGTTAGGCTGGGACCCCCCACGGTGTATAAACAAAGGAGCTGGAGGGAGTGTGGACAGTGGCCCCCCTCCAAGAAGAATGCGGTCAGTAACACAGAGTGACCTGTCAGTGCTGTATCTGAGAGTGGTCTTCTGTCGAATATACGCCTTCATAGCTTCACTCCTCATTGCTGTGGGCATGAACATGAGAACTGTCGGGATGACTAGTCACAGAAGTGACAGTTGA